A window of the Halostella litorea genome harbors these coding sequences:
- a CDS encoding glycosyltransferase, producing the protein MDVETPSAADSGPTATYAVVAGGAAAALAVAAVRLPPVAAALTVAWTALAAGAAARIVGDGLLALRSPSPPPPPAKWPSVSVVVVAYNEADVLGATLAACRALDYPSFEVVVCYESASTDGTAAVAEAAAREDDRVTAVRRDGSPAGKAAAVNDAVARASGDVIASIDANQRPDERFLRRAVRWFRDDDVRCVKGRCYGTNPGDSLVALHATVERHLLERAEFYAREVAGGLTLFTGGQVVFRADLLDDVGSFDESVLTEDIEMACRVHEAGFGVRVDPGVVTYERNPASLGALLAQRKRWARGVFQVARRHAVALLRSPWVSPVAKLDAAFTFGYALLAPLLALSLPAVLVAAPPPSQRPVAAALRLSPAVAVPVTAALVFGVDRVAGRSHAPREYLAALTLPIYAAVQSAVVVTAFLDEFLLDAPTTYVTSSTEEPSADD; encoded by the coding sequence ATGGACGTGGAGACGCCGTCGGCGGCCGACTCGGGACCGACGGCGACGTACGCCGTGGTCGCGGGCGGCGCGGCCGCGGCGCTGGCCGTCGCGGCGGTCCGGCTCCCCCCGGTCGCCGCCGCGCTGACCGTCGCCTGGACGGCGCTGGCCGCCGGGGCCGCCGCGCGCATCGTCGGGGACGGACTGCTCGCCCTCCGGTCGCCGTCCCCGCCGCCGCCACCGGCCAAGTGGCCGAGCGTCAGCGTCGTCGTCGTGGCGTACAACGAGGCCGACGTGCTCGGGGCGACGCTCGCGGCGTGCCGCGCGCTCGACTACCCCTCGTTCGAGGTCGTCGTCTGCTACGAGTCGGCGTCGACCGACGGGACCGCTGCGGTCGCCGAGGCGGCGGCCCGCGAGGACGACCGCGTCACCGCCGTCCGCCGGGACGGCTCCCCCGCGGGGAAGGCGGCCGCCGTCAACGACGCGGTCGCCCGGGCGAGCGGCGACGTGATCGCCAGCATCGACGCGAACCAGCGCCCCGACGAGCGGTTCCTCCGCCGCGCAGTGCGGTGGTTCCGGGACGACGACGTCCGCTGCGTGAAGGGGCGCTGTTACGGCACCAACCCCGGCGACTCCCTCGTCGCCCTCCACGCGACGGTCGAGCGCCACCTCCTCGAACGCGCGGAGTTCTACGCCCGCGAGGTGGCCGGCGGGCTCACCCTCTTCACCGGCGGGCAGGTCGTCTTCCGCGCCGACCTGCTCGACGACGTCGGCTCGTTCGACGAGTCGGTGCTGACCGAGGACATCGAGATGGCGTGTCGCGTCCACGAGGCGGGGTTCGGCGTGCGCGTCGACCCCGGCGTCGTGACGTACGAGCGGAACCCGGCGTCGCTCGGCGCGCTGCTCGCCCAGCGCAAACGCTGGGCGCGGGGCGTGTTCCAGGTCGCCCGGCGGCACGCGGTCGCCTTGCTGCGCTCCCCGTGGGTGTCGCCGGTCGCGAAACTCGACGCCGCGTTCACGTTCGGCTACGCGCTGCTCGCGCCGCTGCTTGCCCTCTCGTTGCCGGCGGTGCTGGTCGCGGCCCCGCCGCCGTCACAGCGGCCGGTCGCCGCCGCCCTGCGGCTGTCGCCCGCCGTCGCGGTGCCGGTCACCGCGGCGCTCGTGTTCGGCGTCGACCGCGTTGCCGGCCGGTCACACGCACCCCGCGAGTACCTCGCGGCGCTGACGCTCCCGATATATGCCGCGGTCCAGAGCGCCGTCGTCGTGACCGCCTTCCTCGACGAGTTCCTGCTCGACGCCCCGACCACGTACGTGACGAGCAGCACCGAGGAACCCAGCGCGGACGACTGA
- a CDS encoding HalOD1 output domain-containing protein has protein sequence MRNESITETVVWAVAEAKGVDPLDLDAPLYDSVDPDALQRILDAESFEGQIGFSLAGCDVTVHHDGRVVVAGGAEAAASEPSASPVSQG, from the coding sequence GTGCGAAACGAATCGATCACCGAGACCGTCGTCTGGGCCGTCGCCGAGGCGAAGGGCGTCGACCCGCTCGACCTCGACGCCCCGCTGTACGACAGCGTCGACCCGGACGCGCTACAGCGGATCCTCGACGCCGAGAGCTTCGAGGGGCAGATCGGCTTCTCGCTTGCGGGCTGTGACGTGACCGTCCACCACGACGGCCGCGTCGTCGTCGCCGGCGGCGCGGAGGCGGCCGCCTCCGAGCCCTCGGCCTCCCCCGTCTCGCAGGGATAA
- a CDS encoding DUF5789 family protein — translation MPDDQPDAEDVSERAGKRRRERAKSVERMSADEGAAFLDEHKYPATSEELAAEYGDREVDLANETETVGDALDRLVDERFGSADEAREAIFNELTGEAAGPEEYNDERALSDLDDESTGRPPE, via the coding sequence ATGCCCGACGACCAGCCGGACGCGGAGGACGTGAGCGAGCGCGCGGGGAAGCGCCGCCGCGAGCGGGCCAAAAGCGTCGAGCGGATGTCGGCCGACGAGGGTGCGGCGTTCCTCGACGAGCACAAGTACCCCGCGACGAGCGAGGAACTCGCCGCGGAGTACGGCGACCGCGAGGTGGACCTCGCCAACGAGACCGAGACCGTCGGCGACGCCCTCGACCGACTCGTCGACGAGCGCTTCGGCTCGGCCGACGAGGCCCGCGAGGCGATCTTCAACGAACTGACCGGCGAGGCGGCGGGCCCCGAGGAGTACAACGACGAGCGCGCGCTGTCGGACCTGGACGACGAGTCGACCGGGCGGCCGCCGGAGTGA
- a CDS encoding NADH-quinone oxidoreductase subunit B has protein sequence MERRAAGRGAQTEGGSRLGNRFNSRLREAFGASPFILTKFDKFMNWVRGSSMFMLQFGIACCSLEMMHSYSTKHDLDRFGSGVPRASPRQADVIIVPGTIVSKFAPRMKRVYDQMPEPKFVVGMGNCTASGGPFQKGYNVVKGAEEVIPVDIQIPGCPPRPSALIYGIAKLQERIANGESSPVVVKPYELERFGDLERDEVVDELAKEIDEETLVMRYNWVDSP, from the coding sequence GTGGAGCGACGGGCGGCGGGTCGAGGCGCACAGACGGAGGGCGGGAGCCGGCTGGGGAACCGGTTTAACTCCCGGCTTCGCGAGGCGTTCGGCGCGTCCCCGTTCATCCTCACGAAGTTCGACAAGTTCATGAACTGGGTGCGGGGGTCGTCGATGTTCATGCTGCAGTTCGGCATCGCCTGCTGCAGCCTGGAGATGATGCACTCCTACTCGACGAAACACGACCTGGACCGGTTCGGGTCGGGCGTCCCGCGCGCCTCGCCGCGCCAGGCCGACGTAATCATCGTGCCGGGCACTATCGTCTCGAAGTTCGCGCCGCGGATGAAACGCGTCTACGACCAGATGCCCGAGCCGAAGTTCGTCGTCGGCATGGGCAACTGCACCGCGTCCGGCGGCCCGTTCCAGAAGGGGTACAACGTCGTGAAGGGGGCCGAGGAGGTCATTCCGGTGGACATCCAGATACCGGGCTGTCCGCCCCGTCCCTCGGCGCTGATCTACGGCATCGCCAAACTGCAGGAGCGGATCGCCAACGGCGAGTCGAGCCCGGTCGTGGTGAAGCCGTACGAACTGGAGCGGTTCGGCGACCTGGAGCGCGACGAGGTCGTCGACGAACTGGCAAAGGAGATAGACGAGGAGACGCTGGTCATGCGGTACAACTGGGTGGATTCGCCGTGA
- a CDS encoding NADH-quinone oxidoreductase subunit D produces the protein MSTPEESERGAARPAEQGVDYDALADLLGDRVIGRETHSNAEAFEIRPDAVQDVLELLRREAGFDHLSCLTAQEYEDRYESIYHLRKYDDPTQEVGVVVPTPRDEPVSESAEPVFRTADWHEREAYDLVGIEYEDHPDLRRILLPETWTGHPLSRDYDQDQPQVVTLEAHRNPLSEDHRDAESDTMMLNIGPHHPATHGVLHLETVLDGEQVLDVEPDVGYLHRCEEQMAQHGTYRHEIMPYPDRWDYSSHYPNEHAYARAIEDLADLEVPEYAQVLRTMTSELGRILGHMLAVGTFCLDIYGDFTAIFMYSMTERDRVFDVCEDLSGARMMPNYFRVGGVAWDLPEPRGEWLEKVRGYLDGLPGRLEELHDLISGNEILQERTVDVGVIEPEVAKEYGCTGPVLRASGVDYDIRRDDPYSYYPELDWNVVTRDGKDNYARTLVRLEEIEESARIIDQCVDLLENWPEDERTIQSNVPRTLRPPAGTETYRTVEAAKGELGIYMRSDGTDEPARFKIRSPDYHNLHALPEMAEGEYVADLVAALGSLDIVLGSVDR, from the coding sequence GTGAGCACGCCGGAGGAGTCCGAACGGGGGGCGGCGCGGCCCGCGGAGCAGGGCGTCGACTACGACGCGCTCGCCGACCTGCTCGGCGACCGCGTGATCGGCCGGGAGACACACAGCAACGCCGAGGCGTTCGAGATCCGGCCGGACGCGGTCCAGGACGTGCTCGAACTGCTCCGGCGCGAGGCGGGGTTCGACCACCTCTCCTGTCTCACCGCCCAGGAGTACGAGGACCGCTACGAGTCGATCTACCACCTGCGGAAGTACGACGACCCGACCCAGGAGGTGGGGGTCGTCGTGCCGACGCCGCGGGACGAACCGGTCAGCGAGTCGGCCGAGCCGGTGTTCCGCACCGCGGACTGGCACGAGCGGGAGGCGTACGACCTCGTCGGCATCGAGTACGAGGACCACCCCGACCTGCGGCGCATCCTGCTGCCCGAGACGTGGACCGGGCACCCGCTCTCGCGGGACTACGACCAGGACCAGCCGCAGGTGGTCACGCTGGAGGCACATCGGAACCCGCTGTCCGAGGACCACCGGGACGCCGAGTCCGATACGATGATGCTGAACATCGGGCCGCACCACCCCGCAACGCACGGCGTCCTCCACCTCGAAACCGTCCTCGACGGCGAGCAGGTACTCGACGTGGAGCCGGACGTCGGCTACCTCCACCGCTGCGAGGAGCAGATGGCCCAGCACGGCACCTACCGCCACGAGATCATGCCGTACCCCGACCGCTGGGACTACTCCTCGCACTACCCGAACGAGCACGCGTACGCGCGGGCGATCGAGGACCTGGCCGACCTGGAGGTGCCGGAGTACGCGCAGGTGCTGCGGACGATGACCTCGGAGCTCGGCCGGATCCTCGGCCACATGCTCGCGGTCGGCACGTTCTGTCTCGACATCTACGGCGACTTCACGGCCATCTTCATGTACTCGATGACCGAGCGCGACCGCGTGTTCGACGTCTGCGAGGACCTCTCCGGCGCGCGGATGATGCCGAACTACTTCCGGGTCGGCGGCGTCGCGTGGGACCTGCCCGAGCCGCGCGGGGAGTGGCTGGAGAAGGTCCGGGGGTACCTCGACGGCCTGCCGGGCCGGCTGGAGGAACTCCACGACCTCATCTCCGGCAACGAGATACTCCAGGAGCGGACGGTCGACGTCGGCGTCATCGAGCCCGAGGTGGCGAAGGAGTACGGCTGTACCGGGCCGGTCTTGCGGGCGTCGGGCGTCGACTACGACATCCGGCGGGACGACCCGTACAGCTACTACCCGGAGCTCGACTGGAACGTCGTCACGCGGGACGGGAAGGACAACTACGCGCGGACGCTGGTCCGGCTGGAGGAGATAGAGGAGTCGGCCCGGATCATCGACCAGTGTGTCGACCTGCTCGAAAACTGGCCCGAGGACGAGCGCACGATCCAGAGCAACGTCCCGCGGACGCTCCGCCCGCCGGCCGGGACGGAGACGTATAGGACCGTCGAGGCGGCGAAGGGCGAACTCGGCATCTACATGCGGAGCGACGGCACCGACGAACCGGCGCGGTTCAAGATCCGCAGCCCGGACTACCACAACCTCCACGCGCTCCCGGAGATGGCCGAGGGCGAGTACGTCGCCGACCTGGTCGCGGCGCTCGGGAGCCTCGACATCGTCCTCGGGAGCGTCGACCGCTGA
- a CDS encoding uracil-DNA glycosylase — translation MTSFDEAFADALAAVPDGQFDRERFVPGGGSFDADAVLVGEAPGGDEVAQGEPFVGQAGQQLDRMLAEVGVDRDDVYVTNLVKVRPPGNRDPHVDEIDAWRPVLDAEIDRVDPGVVVPLGSFAAREILDTDETITDLRGRAFDRDGRTVRPTFHPAAALYDRSKVSTITADLRAALAGDG, via the coding sequence ATGACGTCGTTCGACGAGGCGTTCGCCGACGCGCTCGCGGCCGTCCCCGACGGGCAGTTCGACCGCGAGCGGTTCGTCCCCGGCGGCGGGTCGTTCGACGCCGACGCCGTGCTCGTCGGCGAGGCCCCAGGCGGCGACGAGGTGGCACAGGGGGAGCCGTTCGTCGGGCAGGCCGGCCAGCAGTTGGACCGGATGCTCGCGGAGGTCGGCGTCGACCGGGACGACGTCTACGTCACGAACCTCGTGAAGGTGCGCCCGCCCGGGAACCGCGACCCGCACGTCGACGAGATCGACGCCTGGCGACCGGTTCTGGACGCCGAGATCGACCGCGTCGACCCCGGCGTGGTCGTCCCGCTGGGGTCTTTCGCCGCACGGGAGATCCTCGATACGGACGAGACGATCACCGACCTCCGGGGACGGGCGTTCGACCGCGACGGCCGGACGGTCCGGCCGACCTTCCACCCCGCGGCGGCGCTGTACGACCGGAGCAAGGTGTCGACGATCACGGCGGACCTCCGCGCCGCCCTCGCGGGGGACGGGTGA
- a CDS encoding YHS domain-containing protein yields METCPVCGRDVEVRNPAETDYEDEEFAPATAEHDGETYQFCSEDCKQRFEDSPDEFG; encoded by the coding sequence ATGGAGACGTGCCCAGTCTGCGGACGGGACGTGGAGGTCCGGAACCCCGCGGAGACCGATTACGAGGACGAGGAGTTCGCGCCCGCGACGGCCGAGCACGACGGCGAGACGTACCAGTTCTGCAGCGAGGACTGCAAGCAGCGCTTCGAGGACTCGCCGGACGAGTTCGGATGA
- a CDS encoding DUF7553 family protein: MADLPPLLDIRDDLRRARRAAGRDVNDDVAAVIERLEAVPERERGTHDSLLNEIDNELLRLEERLDGDAARSVAAARNRIGIYRDSLSGSSGHLTVLHTAVRGHDAGPGTVPPALRDEEVTVEATALNEADPRAAVPVLRFHDGDDELKSVTGAPVEFGRNDQRTVTVTAAVPSGAGRYAVAVVDADEAPTR; encoded by the coding sequence ATGGCCGACCTACCGCCGCTACTCGACATCCGCGACGACCTGCGCCGCGCCCGACGGGCGGCCGGCCGCGACGTGAACGACGACGTGGCGGCCGTGATCGAACGCCTGGAGGCGGTCCCGGAACGCGAACGCGGGACCCACGACAGCCTGCTGAACGAGATCGACAACGAACTCCTGCGGCTGGAGGAGCGACTCGACGGCGACGCCGCGCGGAGCGTCGCGGCCGCCCGGAACCGGATCGGCATCTACCGCGACTCGCTGAGCGGGTCCAGCGGCCACCTGACCGTGTTGCACACGGCGGTCCGCGGTCACGACGCCGGCCCCGGCACGGTGCCCCCGGCCCTGCGGGACGAGGAGGTGACCGTCGAGGCGACAGCGCTGAACGAGGCCGACCCGCGGGCGGCGGTCCCGGTCCTGCGGTTCCACGACGGCGACGACGAACTGAAGTCGGTGACCGGCGCGCCCGTCGAGTTCGGCCGGAACGACCAGCGGACGGTGACGGTGACCGCGGCGGTGCCGTCGGGGGCCGGCCGGTACGCCGTCGCCGTCGTCGACGCCGACGAGGCCCCCACGCGGTAG
- the rdfA gene encoding rod-determining factor RdfA, whose protein sequence is MSRTETVTVDCNCKVGRVADRYGLPELHEELAERWGEMSLRDLEQYVNERLLGAAMRDAGMELLDGEVENFYDLLVGDDTSEGVRVEARKRLERADVDVEGVKDDFVSHQSVHTHLRDCLDTTYEDQRDDEDRIESAEDTVFALQNRTAAVTDGTLAQLRDADAVALGEFDVFVDVNVTCRECGRNLDVATLLDRGGCECQQ, encoded by the coding sequence ATGAGTAGGACCGAGACGGTGACGGTCGACTGTAACTGCAAGGTCGGCCGGGTCGCGGACCGGTACGGGCTGCCGGAGCTACACGAGGAACTCGCCGAGCGGTGGGGCGAGATGAGCCTCCGCGACCTGGAGCAGTACGTCAACGAGCGGCTGCTCGGCGCGGCGATGCGGGACGCGGGGATGGAACTGCTCGACGGCGAGGTCGAGAACTTCTACGACCTGCTGGTCGGCGACGACACCAGCGAGGGCGTCCGCGTCGAGGCCCGGAAGCGCCTCGAACGCGCGGACGTCGACGTCGAGGGCGTCAAGGACGACTTCGTCTCCCACCAGTCGGTGCACACGCACCTCCGGGACTGCCTCGACACGACCTACGAGGACCAGCGCGACGACGAGGACCGGATCGAGTCGGCGGAGGACACCGTGTTCGCGCTCCAGAACCGGACCGCCGCGGTCACCGACGGAACCCTCGCACAGCTCCGGGACGCCGACGCCGTCGCGCTCGGCGAGTTCGACGTGTTCGTCGACGTGAACGTGACGTGTCGCGAGTGCGGGCGCAACCTCGACGTCGCGACGCTTCTGGACCGTGGCGGCTGCGAATGTCAGCAGTAG
- a CDS encoding HalOD1 output domain-containing protein, which produces MTGTELVRSDDGVTYDPEANAYYAVHDWSSEGSLSVTVVSALSEIDDTDPREMEPLDSYVDPDALDGLFEPRTGNPRDDSGRLELVVDDYHVTIYADGEIVVRP; this is translated from the coding sequence ATGACCGGGACGGAACTCGTGCGGTCCGACGACGGCGTCACCTACGACCCCGAAGCGAACGCCTACTACGCCGTCCACGACTGGTCGTCGGAGGGCTCCCTGAGCGTCACGGTGGTGTCGGCCCTGTCCGAGATCGACGACACCGACCCGCGGGAGATGGAGCCGCTCGACTCGTACGTCGACCCGGACGCGCTCGACGGGCTGTTCGAACCCCGCACCGGGAACCCGCGGGACGACAGCGGCCGACTCGAACTCGTCGTCGACGACTACCACGTTACCATCTACGCGGACGGCGAGATCGTCGTCCGGCCGTAA
- a CDS encoding DUF7344 domain-containing protein, translated as MVDDCTARNDGTAIGGDPDPSAALDAAFDLLSVERRRRALYRLRDRDDPMSLSDLADALVAEESAPAADPAERRERVAVSLGQVHLPKLADADVVDYSRSERRVEYEGDAFVEPFLDRAAELER; from the coding sequence ATGGTTGACGACTGTACGGCCCGAAACGATGGTACGGCGATCGGCGGCGACCCCGACCCCTCGGCGGCGCTCGACGCGGCCTTCGACCTCCTGTCGGTCGAGCGGCGACGCCGCGCCCTGTACCGCCTGCGCGACCGGGACGACCCGATGTCCCTCTCCGACCTCGCCGACGCCCTCGTCGCCGAGGAGTCCGCGCCGGCCGCGGACCCGGCGGAGCGCCGCGAGCGGGTCGCCGTCTCGCTCGGGCAGGTCCACCTCCCGAAACTCGCCGACGCGGACGTGGTGGACTACTCCCGCTCGGAGCGCCGCGTCGAGTACGAGGGCGACGCGTTCGTCGAACCGTTCCTCGACCGCGCCGCGGAACTGGAGCGGTAA
- a CDS encoding alpha-D-ribose 1-methylphosphonate 5-triphosphate diphosphatase, whose product MTTVVANARIVTPTAVERGSVVVEDDRIAAVAPDDPPADPDRRVDAEGRYLLPGLVDLHGDDVERHVFPRPEARVPTADALAACDRATLAAGITTKFHAVAFEETPDENRSLHLARELRDGIADADLLGRHRCHARCEVSDGDCVDAVVRAVDAGDVSLVSLMNHAPGGAQFADVDSFERRYADGSGAVDWDVEAFAARRDCSEAVLRERARRVIAHARAAGVPVASHDDEDPAGVERMHGDGAAISEFPTTAAAAERAAELGMTTAMGAPNLVRGGSLWDNLDAATAAAAGTLDVLCSDYRPESLVAAPFVETGEPLPERVARATSAPADTVGLDDRGRIERGKLADLVVVDPSPRPTVRRVFVGGREVYRIGSR is encoded by the coding sequence ATGACGACCGTCGTCGCGAACGCGCGGATAGTGACGCCGACCGCCGTCGAGCGCGGGAGCGTCGTCGTCGAGGACGACCGGATCGCCGCCGTCGCCCCCGACGACCCGCCGGCCGACCCGGACCGGCGGGTCGACGCGGAGGGGCGATATCTCCTGCCCGGGCTGGTCGACCTCCACGGCGACGACGTGGAGCGCCACGTCTTCCCGCGCCCCGAGGCGCGCGTCCCGACGGCCGACGCGCTGGCCGCCTGCGACAGGGCGACCCTCGCCGCCGGGATTACGACGAAGTTCCACGCCGTGGCGTTCGAGGAGACGCCGGACGAGAACCGGTCGCTCCACCTCGCGCGGGAACTCCGGGACGGGATCGCCGACGCGGACCTGCTGGGCCGGCACCGCTGTCACGCGCGCTGCGAGGTGAGCGACGGGGACTGCGTCGACGCCGTCGTGCGCGCCGTCGACGCGGGCGACGTGTCGCTCGTCTCGCTGATGAACCACGCGCCGGGCGGGGCGCAGTTCGCCGACGTCGACTCGTTCGAGCGCCGGTACGCGGACGGGAGCGGCGCGGTCGACTGGGACGTCGAGGCGTTCGCCGCCCGGCGCGACTGTAGCGAGGCCGTGCTCCGCGAGCGGGCCAGGCGGGTGATCGCGCACGCGCGGGCGGCCGGCGTCCCGGTGGCGTCCCACGACGACGAGGACCCCGCCGGCGTCGAGCGCATGCACGGGGACGGCGCGGCGATAAGCGAGTTCCCCACGACGGCGGCCGCCGCCGAGCGCGCCGCCGAACTCGGGATGACGACCGCGATGGGCGCGCCGAACCTCGTCCGGGGCGGGAGCCTCTGGGACAACCTCGACGCGGCGACTGCGGCCGCGGCGGGCACGCTCGACGTGCTGTGTAGCGACTACCGGCCGGAGTCGCTGGTCGCCGCGCCGTTCGTCGAGACGGGCGAACCGCTCCCGGAGCGCGTGGCCCGCGCGACGAGCGCGCCGGCGGACACGGTCGGACTCGACGACAGGGGACGTATCGAGCGCGGGAAACTGGCTGACCTCGTCGTTGTCGACCCGTCGCCCCGGCCGACGGTCCGGCGGGTGTTCGTCGGCGGACGGGAAGTGTATCGCATCGGGAGCCGGTGA
- a CDS encoding DUF7344 domain-containing protein, whose amino-acid sequence MSVPQSVEEGGEIDGETQGDAVPDDGQPDVSESEPELSLDVMFEILKNERRRFVLKYFEDHEGPVALGDLAEHVAAKENGKPERELTSGERKRVYVGLYQCHLPKMDDAGIVEFNRNRGRIELGENADLLTEYLETEETEERPWPQYYLGIAAGGGTLFGLGQFGLYPVPWMTTVVAACVIVAFAACALVHDRLAGE is encoded by the coding sequence GTGAGCGTTCCGCAGTCCGTCGAGGAGGGCGGCGAGATCGACGGGGAGACACAGGGGGACGCGGTGCCCGACGACGGGCAACCCGACGTTTCGGAGTCGGAGCCCGAACTGTCGCTGGACGTGATGTTCGAGATCCTGAAAAACGAGCGCCGCCGCTTCGTCCTGAAGTACTTCGAGGACCACGAGGGGCCGGTCGCGCTCGGCGACCTGGCCGAACACGTCGCCGCCAAGGAGAACGGCAAGCCCGAGCGCGAACTGACGTCCGGCGAGCGAAAACGCGTGTACGTCGGTCTCTACCAGTGTCACCTCCCCAAGATGGACGACGCCGGCATCGTCGAGTTCAACCGGAACCGCGGCCGGATCGAACTTGGCGAGAACGCCGACCTGCTGACGGAGTACTTGGAGACCGAGGAGACCGAGGAACGGCCGTGGCCGCAGTACTACCTCGGCATCGCGGCCGGCGGCGGGACGCTGTTCGGACTCGGCCAGTTCGGCCTCTACCCGGTGCCCTGGATGACGACGGTGGTCGCCGCCTGCGTCATCGTCGCCTTTGCCGCCTGCGCGCTGGTCCACGACCGCTTGGCGGGCGAGTAG